In the genome of Phaeodactylum tricornutum CCAP 1055/1 chromosome 20, whole genome shotgun sequence, one region contains:
- a CDS encoding predicted protein, with amino-acid sequence MRFLSCFFAAFAISPAPDVPQITSQPTKTASLPSFIPKSSLSSSSTSLLSDGVSNWIAATASVSAIGSAQAPPSQADVQLLRKAFAEFYGVERDLDASLVLLTQVVERWQGQPPDELAGLYRVRGDCYTLLADSKAAVSDYTKAIELLQGPGGDQADPIELPSALLGRARALKSQGTALTKAQTKQAAGDYELSLKLTSREDWDTDAELLEDGATRNPYAAWEWGTVLRQVNDWKQAAYAHSLSGTAFDEIGDKPRGVMAVIDAGIDLAGGSGQTSEAKSILQKAIAKTKGIEARDVGLLQRLIAKEGEGRMALAALLWDEGSVADAEATLGRACERLEQLQVDASQRNAKKDGVPLDEPKRLKFSIDDTNPAVSMSCSRFKNSAFLDEQLGWSESLQKKMIKLETLK; translated from the coding sequence ATGAGATTCCTATCTTGTTTCTTCGCCGCGTTCGCCATATCGCCAGCTCCGGACGTACCACAAATCACGTCACAGCCGACAAAAACCGCCTCGCTACCTTCTTTCATTCCAAAGTCATCATTGTCATCCTCCTCAACCTCGCTACTTTCCGATGGTGTCAGCAACTGGATCGCGGCTACCGCCAGTGTTTCCGCGATTGGGAGTGCACAGGCTCCACCGTCCCAGGCGGACGTCCAACTATTACGAAAGGCGTTTGCCGAATTTTACGGTGTGGAACGAGACCTCGACGCATCTCTCGTTTTACTGACTCAGGTAGTGGAACGTTGGCAAGGCCAGCCGCCCGACGAACTAGCTGGACTGTACCGCGTGCGCGGAGATTGTTACACACTCTTGGCGGACTCCAAGGCCGCCGTCAGTGATTACACAAAGGCCATTGAGTTATTGCAGGGTCCTGGCGGGGATCAGGCCGACCCGATTGAACTCCCGTCCGCCTTGCTCGGCCGGGCCCGGGCCCTCAAATCTCAAGGCACGGCTTTGACGAAAGCTCAGACCAAACAAGCCGCCGGCGATTACGAACTCTCGTTAAAGCTGACTTCGCGTGAAGATTGGGATACAGATGCCGAATTGCTCGAAGACGGCGCCACCCGCAATCCGTACGCTGCTTGGGAATGGGGCACGGTCCTGAGACAGGTCAATGACTGGAAACAGGCAGCTTACGCTCACTCTCTCTCAGGCACtgcctttgacgaaattggtGACAAACCTCGAGGAGTCATGGCGGTGATTGACGCAGGGATCGATCTCGCCGGGGGTTCCGGGCAAACGAGCGAAGCGAAATCTATTTTGCAGAAGGCTATTGCAAAAACCAAAGGCATCGAAGCCCGGGATGTGGGCTTACTGCAACGGCTCATTGCCAAGGAAGGTGAAGGTAGAATGGCACTGGCAGCATTGCTTTGGGACGAAGGTTCCGTCGCCGATGCGGAAGCAACGTTGGGACGGGCCTGCGAGCGATTGGAACAACTACAAGTTGATGCCTCTCAGCGCAACGCCAAAAAAGATGGGGTGCCCTTGGATGAACCAAAACGGCTCAAATTTAGTATTGACGACACAAACCCCGCAGTGTCCATGTCCTGCTCACGTTTTAAGAATTCGGCATTCTTGGACGAGCAACTAGGATGGTCGGAATCCTTGCAAAAAAAAATGATCAAATTGGAAACGCTAAAATAA